In the Bacillus shivajii genome, one interval contains:
- the carB gene encoding carbamoyl-phosphate synthase large subunit — protein MPKRTDIQKILVIGSGPIVIGQAAEFDYAGTQACQALVEEGYEVVLINSNPATIMTDETTAHKVYIEPLTLEFVSRIIRQERPDGLLATLGGQTGLNLAVELSECGILEEYKVELLGTKLEAIEMAEDREKFRTLMNELNEPVPPSEIIHSFSEAKQFADAIGYPVIVRPAYTLGGTGGGIANNESELKAFVDSGISNSPVNQCLIEKSIAGFKEIEYEVMRDGNDEAIVVCNMENIDPVGIHTGDSIVVAPSQTLTDREYQILRNTSLKIIRALGIEGGCNVQCALDPYSEDYYIIEVNPRVSRSSALASKATGYPIAKLSAKIAVGYQLDECINPVTKTTYASFEPALDYVVTKIPRWPFDKFDAANRKLGTQMKATGEVMAIGRNIGESLLKAIRSTEVGLDHLTVNDEKINHEELRRRLVDADDERILLVAQAMRLGYDIEELYTMTKIDRFFLYEIERIVNLEEKLKEEQLTESTIREVKERGFSDRAIAELLQRPEAEVEQFRHDHNILPVFKMVDTCAAEFQSETPYYYSSYEEENESQLTDKPSIIVLGSGPIRIGQGIEFDYATVHTVKAIQEAGYEAIIINNNPETVSTDFEVSDKLYFEPLTTEDVMNIISHEKPEGVIVQFGGQTALNLASSLEDRGVNILGTSLEDMDRAEDRDKFEQTLLELDIPQPEGKTATSVSEAVNIANGIGYPVLVRPSYVLGGRAMEIVYNEFDLLKYMERAVKVNKKHPVLIDRYLTGKEIEVDAISDGETVVIPGIMEHIERAGVHSGDSIAVYPPQNISHELKEKLIDYTVRLARGFQIIGLLNIQFVIHKNELYVLEVNPRSSRTVPFLSKITGLNMANLATKTILGSSLKELGHDTGCLPEPDLVSVKVPVFSFAKLRSVDITLGPEMKSTGEVMGRDYTLEKALFKGLVASGMNIPTHGSVLFTIADKDKEEAMNLARRFHRIGYHLLATEGTAERLQDENIPVTVVSKVGGKAPDMLQVIEEGQAQFIINTLTKGKQPARDGFRIRREAVEHGVVCMTSMDTAEALLKVMEMITFSAEAIGSQQKQLLQTGVTI, from the coding sequence ATGCCTAAACGTACAGACATTCAAAAAATACTTGTTATCGGTTCAGGACCGATCGTCATCGGTCAGGCGGCTGAATTTGACTACGCTGGTACTCAAGCGTGCCAAGCTCTTGTTGAAGAAGGGTATGAAGTTGTACTTATTAACTCTAATCCTGCAACGATCATGACAGATGAAACAACCGCTCACAAAGTGTATATCGAACCCTTAACACTAGAATTTGTTAGTCGAATCATCCGTCAAGAACGTCCGGATGGTTTACTTGCGACACTAGGTGGACAAACGGGATTAAATTTAGCTGTCGAACTTTCTGAGTGTGGAATTCTAGAAGAATACAAAGTCGAGTTATTAGGAACAAAGTTAGAAGCGATTGAAATGGCTGAAGATAGAGAGAAGTTTCGTACATTAATGAATGAGTTAAATGAACCGGTTCCTCCAAGTGAAATCATCCACTCATTTTCGGAAGCAAAACAGTTTGCTGATGCAATTGGCTATCCTGTGATCGTCCGTCCAGCATATACGTTAGGTGGTACAGGGGGAGGCATTGCAAATAATGAGAGTGAACTTAAAGCGTTTGTAGATAGCGGGATTAGTAACAGTCCTGTAAACCAATGTTTAATTGAAAAGAGTATTGCTGGTTTCAAAGAAATCGAGTATGAGGTAATGCGTGATGGTAATGACGAGGCGATCGTCGTCTGTAATATGGAAAACATTGACCCAGTTGGTATACATACCGGTGATTCGATCGTCGTCGCTCCGAGTCAAACGTTAACAGATCGTGAATATCAAATTTTAAGAAATACATCATTAAAAATTATTCGAGCACTCGGAATCGAAGGTGGTTGTAACGTCCAATGTGCACTAGACCCTTACAGTGAAGATTATTACATTATTGAAGTAAATCCGCGCGTAAGTCGCTCTTCAGCACTTGCATCAAAAGCGACAGGTTATCCGATAGCAAAGCTATCAGCGAAAATTGCCGTCGGCTATCAGTTAGATGAATGTATAAATCCAGTTACAAAAACGACGTATGCAAGCTTTGAACCGGCGTTAGATTATGTCGTTACAAAAATTCCGCGTTGGCCTTTTGATAAATTTGATGCAGCTAACAGAAAACTTGGCACACAAATGAAAGCAACTGGAGAAGTGATGGCGATTGGGAGAAACATCGGTGAATCACTATTAAAAGCCATTCGGTCAACAGAAGTAGGACTTGATCACCTTACAGTAAACGACGAAAAAATCAATCATGAAGAGTTAAGAAGAAGGCTTGTAGATGCTGATGATGAACGAATACTTCTTGTCGCACAAGCGATGCGCTTAGGGTACGACATTGAAGAGTTATATACGATGACTAAAATTGACCGATTCTTCCTTTATGAAATTGAGCGTATTGTAAATCTTGAAGAGAAGTTGAAAGAAGAACAACTAACAGAAAGCACGATAAGAGAAGTAAAAGAAAGAGGCTTTTCTGACCGTGCAATTGCAGAGCTTCTACAAAGACCTGAAGCTGAGGTTGAACAATTTAGGCATGACCATAACATTCTACCGGTCTTTAAAATGGTCGATACGTGTGCCGCAGAATTTCAGTCAGAAACACCATACTATTATAGTAGCTATGAAGAGGAAAATGAATCACAACTAACCGATAAACCATCGATTATCGTATTAGGTTCAGGTCCGATACGAATTGGGCAAGGAATTGAATTTGATTATGCAACCGTGCATACCGTAAAGGCAATTCAAGAAGCAGGATACGAAGCGATCATTATTAATAACAACCCAGAAACGGTTTCAACCGACTTCGAAGTCTCTGACAAACTATATTTTGAACCGCTAACAACCGAAGACGTCATGAACATCATTTCTCATGAAAAGCCAGAAGGCGTCATTGTGCAATTCGGTGGACAGACAGCATTAAACTTAGCATCATCACTTGAAGATCGTGGTGTCAATATTTTAGGAACATCGCTTGAAGATATGGACCGAGCAGAAGATCGAGATAAATTCGAACAGACGTTATTAGAATTAGATATCCCTCAACCTGAAGGGAAGACAGCAACGTCCGTTTCAGAAGCGGTTAATATCGCAAATGGCATTGGCTACCCTGTTCTTGTTAGACCATCTTATGTACTTGGCGGACGTGCGATGGAAATCGTTTATAACGAATTTGACTTACTAAAATATATGGAACGTGCCGTAAAAGTGAACAAGAAACACCCAGTATTAATTGATCGTTACTTAACAGGGAAGGAGATAGAAGTCGATGCGATTTCTGATGGAGAGACTGTCGTCATCCCAGGGATAATGGAACACATTGAAAGGGCTGGGGTGCATTCTGGAGATTCCATTGCTGTATATCCACCGCAAAATATCTCTCATGAGTTAAAAGAAAAGTTAATCGATTATACTGTCCGATTGGCTAGAGGTTTTCAAATTATCGGGTTGTTAAATATTCAGTTTGTCATTCATAAAAATGAGCTGTATGTCCTTGAAGTAAATCCAAGATCAAGTCGTACTGTACCATTCTTAAGTAAAATTACTGGACTAAACATGGCAAACTTAGCAACAAAAACGATTCTAGGTTCATCCTTAAAAGAGCTCGGTCACGATACAGGTTGTCTTCCAGAACCTGATCTTGTTTCAGTAAAAGTTCCAGTCTTCTCTTTTGCAAAACTTAGAAGTGTTGACATTACATTAGGGCCTGAAATGAAATCAACTGGAGAAGTCATGGGTAGAGACTACACGTTAGAAAAAGCATTGTTTAAAGGTCTCGTTGCCTCAGGGATGAATATTCCAACGCATGGCTCTGTTTTATTTACGATCGCTGATAAGGATAAAGAAGAAGCGATGAACCTTGCTAGACGCTTCCATAGAATCGGTTATCATTTATTAGCGACTGAAGGCACAGCAGAGCGTCTTCAGGACGAGAACATTCCAGTAACCGTTGTATCAAAGGTTGGTGGTAAAGCACCAGATATGCTCCAGGTTATCGAGGAAGGGCAAGCACAATTTATTATTAATACGTTAACAAAAGGAAAACAACCAGCCAGAGATGGATTTAGAATTCGTAGGGAAGCAGTAGAACACGGTGTTGTTTGTATGACGTCGATGGATACAGCAGAAGCACTCCTAAAAGTGATGGAGATGATTACATTTTCTGCTGAAGCAATTGGAAGCCAGCAAAAGCAACTGTTGCAAACTGGGGTGACGATATGA
- a CDS encoding glutamine-hydrolyzing carbamoyl-phosphate synthase small subunit — translation MKRMLVLENGEVFIGKPLGSTKEQSGEVVFNTSMTGYQEIMTDPSYCDQIITMTYPLIGNYGINRDDFESMIPSIKGMVVKEAANIPSHFRSRLSIDEWLKQHDIPGIQGIDTRKLTKLIRETGTLKGRICDANQDIGNVIYELQSNTFSNDQVSRVSTKSEFINPGTKERVVLIDFGAKKGIIKDLVSKGYEVIVVPYHTPAKKILAMHPDGVLLSNGPGDPTDVPEAVETVKNLLGHVPIFGICLGHQLLALACGAKTGKMKFGHRGANHPVKDIRSGEITITSQNHGYTVLSESLENTSLEITHINVNDETVEGLNHKEVHAFSVQYHPEASPGPEDAKGLFQEFQTMMDEAKKGESIYA, via the coding sequence ATGAAACGAATGCTAGTGTTAGAAAATGGTGAAGTGTTTATTGGTAAACCGCTTGGTAGTACGAAAGAGCAAAGTGGGGAAGTTGTTTTCAATACGAGTATGACAGGGTACCAAGAGATTATGACAGATCCATCCTACTGTGATCAAATCATTACGATGACTTATCCGCTTATTGGAAATTATGGCATTAACAGAGACGATTTTGAAAGTATGATCCCAAGTATTAAAGGAATGGTCGTCAAAGAAGCAGCTAACATTCCAAGTCACTTTAGATCGCGTTTATCGATTGATGAGTGGTTAAAACAGCATGATATTCCAGGAATTCAAGGAATAGATACAAGAAAGCTTACAAAGCTGATCCGCGAAACGGGTACATTGAAAGGACGCATTTGTGATGCTAACCAAGACATCGGCAATGTGATTTATGAGCTACAATCAAATACATTCTCGAATGATCAAGTATCACGTGTGTCGACGAAAAGTGAATTTATTAATCCAGGTACAAAAGAAAGAGTCGTTTTAATCGATTTTGGCGCGAAGAAAGGGATCATTAAAGATTTAGTATCCAAAGGGTATGAAGTGATCGTTGTCCCTTATCATACACCAGCGAAAAAAATTCTTGCGATGCACCCTGATGGTGTGTTGTTAAGTAATGGACCGGGGGATCCAACGGATGTACCAGAAGCGGTGGAAACTGTTAAAAACTTATTAGGCCATGTACCAATCTTTGGCATTTGTTTAGGGCACCAACTGCTTGCGTTAGCATGTGGAGCGAAAACCGGAAAAATGAAGTTTGGTCATCGGGGTGCTAACCACCCAGTGAAAGATATAAGAAGTGGTGAAATAACAATTACATCACAAAACCATGGCTATACAGTTCTTTCTGAATCACTAGAAAATACATCACTGGAAATTACTCATATTAACGTAAACGATGAAACAGTCGAAGGGTTAAATCATAAAGAAGTTCATGCCTTCAGTGTTCAATACCATCCAGAAGCATCACCTGGACCAGAAGATGCAAAAGGGTTATTTCAAGAATTTCAAACGATGATGGATGAAGCGAAGAAAGGGGAATCTATATATGCCTAA
- a CDS encoding dihydroorotase, translated as MKVLYKNGRTITETGEIIEINLVVDKKTKAITEIGECRDDSHYNEVIDVGGKLVVPGLVDLHVHLREPGGEKKETIETGSLAAARGGFTTIAAMPNTRPVPDTKENFAKINDAMKTKGHVRILPYAAITERQLGETITRMDELVEEGAFAFTDDGVGVQEAGKMYEAMQSAAKLNKPIVAHCEDNSLLYGGAVHKGKFSERTGIPGILSVSESVHIARDALLAEATGAHYHICHVSTKESVRVIRDAKKAGINVTAEVSPHHLILSEDDIPGNDANYKMNPPLRSSEDREALLNGLLDGTIDFIATDHAPHTEEEKSSPMEEAPFGIVGLEIAFPLLYTKLVKTNQMTLQQLIYWLTEAPANTFNLPFGTLKEGTFADFTIINLEKELAVNKDEFLSKGKNTPFDGERLSAWPVATIFEGEIAWQEKGAL; from the coding sequence ATGAAAGTCTTGTATAAAAACGGAAGAACAATCACTGAAACTGGTGAAATAATAGAGATAAATCTTGTTGTGGATAAAAAAACAAAGGCAATAACTGAGATCGGAGAATGCCGAGACGACTCACATTATAATGAAGTGATTGATGTAGGTGGAAAGTTAGTTGTTCCAGGACTTGTTGATTTGCATGTGCACTTAAGAGAGCCAGGTGGAGAAAAGAAAGAAACGATTGAAACAGGGTCCCTTGCTGCAGCTAGAGGTGGTTTTACAACGATTGCAGCAATGCCAAATACTCGCCCGGTTCCTGATACAAAAGAAAACTTTGCGAAAATCAACGATGCGATGAAAACAAAAGGTCATGTAAGAATTCTACCTTATGCTGCAATAACAGAAAGGCAACTAGGTGAAACGATTACACGAATGGATGAGCTGGTTGAAGAAGGTGCATTTGCTTTTACAGATGACGGTGTTGGAGTACAAGAAGCAGGCAAAATGTATGAAGCGATGCAAAGTGCAGCGAAACTAAACAAACCAATTGTTGCTCACTGTGAAGACAACTCACTTCTATATGGCGGTGCTGTTCATAAAGGGAAGTTTTCAGAAAGAACTGGAATTCCAGGAATTCTTTCAGTCTCTGAATCTGTACATATTGCAAGGGATGCTCTTCTCGCTGAAGCAACAGGTGCTCACTATCATATTTGTCACGTAAGTACGAAGGAATCAGTGAGAGTCATACGTGATGCGAAAAAAGCTGGAATCAATGTGACGGCTGAAGTATCACCGCATCATTTAATTTTATCTGAAGACGATATTCCTGGTAACGACGCCAATTACAAGATGAATCCTCCACTTCGAAGTAGCGAGGATCGTGAAGCTTTATTGAACGGATTGTTAGATGGAACGATTGATTTTATTGCGACGGATCATGCTCCTCATACGGAGGAAGAAAAATCATCACCGATGGAAGAAGCACCATTTGGCATTGTCGGATTAGAAATTGCATTTCCACTTTTATATACAAAACTTGTGAAAACGAACCAAATGACCCTTCAGCAATTAATTTATTGGCTAACAGAAGCACCAGCAAACACGTTTAACCTGCCATTCGGAACACTTAAAGAAGGTACATTCGCAGACTTTACAATTATCAATTTAGAAAAAGAACTAGCCGTAAATAAAGATGAATTCTTATCTAAAGGAAAAAATACACCATTTGATGGTGAAAGGCTATCAGCATGGCCAGTAGCGACGATTTTTGAAGGTGAAATAGCTTGGCAAGAAAAGGGGGCGCTCTAA
- a CDS encoding aspartate carbamoyltransferase catalytic subunit, whose product MVQLTTLNELSVETIMHLLHQAEEGTNLELNKQSEHYTVANLFFEPSTRTKLSFEMAQKELGFHTLNFDVTTSSVQKGESLYDTVKTLEAIGCHAAVIRHPQEKYYKELEDVNIPIINGGDGAGDHPTQSLLDLLTIYQEFHTFKDVHVVICGDIRHSRVARTNAMILRRLGAVVSFSGPKAWMDEEVTENNVLTIDDAIKTADVIMLLRIQTERHDDDTSLAKGDYLTLFGLTAEREKQMQDHAIIMHPAPVNRGVELASELVECERSRIFKQMKNGVKVRKAVLEYVLKEKGEMKHESLV is encoded by the coding sequence ATGGTTCAATTAACAACATTAAACGAGTTATCCGTTGAAACAATCATGCACCTCCTTCACCAAGCAGAAGAAGGAACAAATCTAGAATTAAATAAACAGAGTGAACATTATACAGTGGCAAATTTATTTTTTGAACCAAGTACACGAACGAAATTGAGTTTTGAAATGGCGCAAAAAGAATTAGGGTTTCATACGCTGAATTTCGATGTGACAACGTCGAGTGTACAAAAAGGAGAGTCACTTTATGACACAGTAAAAACACTAGAAGCGATTGGCTGTCACGCTGCTGTGATTAGGCATCCGCAAGAAAAATATTATAAAGAGCTTGAAGATGTAAACATTCCGATTATCAATGGAGGAGATGGCGCAGGAGATCATCCTACCCAATCATTACTAGATCTTCTTACAATTTATCAGGAGTTTCATACGTTTAAAGATGTCCATGTTGTTATCTGTGGAGATATCAGGCACAGCCGAGTTGCAAGGACAAATGCGATGATCTTACGAAGACTTGGCGCGGTTGTCTCTTTTTCTGGACCGAAAGCATGGATGGATGAAGAAGTTACAGAGAACAATGTTCTAACCATTGATGATGCTATTAAAACTGCAGATGTCATTATGCTTTTACGCATTCAAACAGAACGACATGATGATGATACTTCCTTAGCAAAAGGGGATTATCTTACGTTATTTGGATTAACTGCTGAAAGGGAAAAACAGATGCAAGATCATGCGATCATTATGCATCCAGCCCCAGTAAATCGAGGTGTGGAACTAGCGAGTGAACTCGTAGAATGCGAGAGGTCAAGGATTTTTAAACAAATGAAAAATGGCGTGAAAGTTCGAAAAGCAGTCCTAGAATACGTGTTAAAAGAGAAAGGGGAAATGAAGCATGAAAGTCTTGTATAA
- the uraA gene encoding uracil permease — MKNRTVEINEVPRLDKWIVLSIQHLFAMFGATILVPMLVGLSPAVALVSSGLGTLAYLLVTRGQIPAYLGSSFAFIMPIIAAMTIGGPEGAMIGSFFAGLVYGVVALIIKATGIHWLMALLPPIVVGPVIMVIGLGLAGVAIDMAMNDADGFYNGTYFSVALITLFITIIASIFFKGFFGLIPILIGIVGGYFVAYFQGLVDFTPVREANWIQAPDFIVPFVTYSPAFSWEIIAIMVPIALVTLSEHIGDQMVLSKVVKRNFIKKPGLHRSIFGDGIATVISSFIGGPPNTTYGENIGVVALTRVFSVFVIGGAATIAIIFGFVGKVSALITTIPTPVMGGVSILLFGIIASNGLRMLIDNNVDIGKKRNLIISSVILVVGIGGAIIQVTDAIEVAGMALATVIGILLNFILPGREKVKDTDAMFDVNKERERNEEAI, encoded by the coding sequence ATGAAAAATCGAACGGTAGAAATTAATGAGGTACCAAGGTTAGACAAGTGGATCGTCTTAAGTATACAGCACCTTTTTGCGATGTTTGGAGCAACGATTCTCGTCCCAATGTTAGTAGGATTAAGTCCAGCAGTTGCGCTTGTATCAAGTGGTTTAGGGACTTTAGCATACCTACTCGTAACAAGAGGGCAAATTCCGGCATACTTAGGTTCTTCATTCGCATTTATTATGCCAATTATTGCAGCGATGACCATAGGTGGACCTGAAGGGGCAATGATTGGTAGTTTCTTCGCTGGACTTGTTTATGGCGTAGTCGCGCTTATTATCAAAGCAACAGGAATTCATTGGCTTATGGCACTACTACCACCAATTGTTGTCGGACCCGTCATTATGGTTATCGGTCTAGGCCTAGCAGGAGTAGCAATTGACATGGCAATGAATGACGCAGATGGATTTTATAACGGAACTTACTTTAGTGTCGCATTAATTACATTATTTATAACGATTATAGCATCAATATTCTTTAAAGGATTTTTCGGACTCATTCCAATTTTAATTGGGATAGTTGGTGGATATTTTGTCGCATACTTTCAAGGTTTAGTAGATTTTACACCTGTACGTGAAGCGAACTGGATCCAAGCACCTGACTTTATTGTTCCGTTTGTAACATACAGCCCAGCATTCTCTTGGGAGATTATTGCGATCATGGTTCCAATCGCGCTCGTAACGTTATCTGAACATATTGGTGACCAAATGGTTTTAAGTAAAGTTGTGAAAAGAAACTTTATTAAAAAACCAGGCCTTCATCGTTCGATCTTTGGTGACGGTATTGCAACAGTAATTAGTTCATTCATCGGCGGACCACCGAATACAACATACGGTGAAAACATCGGGGTTGTGGCCTTAACGAGAGTGTTTAGTGTGTTTGTTATTGGTGGGGCGGCAACAATAGCGATTATCTTCGGCTTCGTAGGAAAAGTTTCCGCACTCATTACAACGATTCCAACCCCAGTAATGGGAGGGGTATCGATCCTTCTGTTCGGTATCATTGCATCGAACGGATTAAGAATGTTAATTGACAATAACGTTGATATTGGGAAAAAACGAAACTTAATCATTTCCTCTGTTATTCTTGTCGTCGGTATTGGTGGAGCCATCATCCAAGTAACGGATGCGATTGAAGTGGCAGGTATGGCATTAGCGACAGTCATAGGGATTTTACTAAACTTCATCTTGCCAGGACGAGAAAAAGTAAAAGATACAGATGCAATGTTTGATGTAAATAAAGAAAGAGAGAGAAATGAAGAGGCAATATAA
- a CDS encoding IS4 family transposase has product MDKITRKTSFGQWFSPINLRLFNEQVKTLKLDFYTKKLTTESFLKLLLYAQLEEVESLHALSDCLFDDQLQKGIDLDSISISQLSRRLNGMNPDLFQQLFLDLVGQIHAKTHYTKLIMPLKIVDSSTMPLNLTNHRWAKFRKTKAGVKLHLRLVFMEKGVSYPEKALITTAKEHDRNQLEVMVDDKECMYVFDRGYLDYERFDRMTDDGYFFLSRLRKNAVIRVVDDFILPKESSVLSDQMVLIGTTQNRAENYFRLLKVIDSKGNELQLITNRFDLSAEEISEMYKSRWAIELFFKWIKQHLRVKKFYGQSEWAIQNQIFIALIVYCLHVLAQIETNSRIKTLQISRYLRAALWKSAHIWLRKIEGKAIP; this is encoded by the coding sequence ATGGATAAGATTACACGAAAAACTTCATTTGGACAATGGTTTTCACCAATAAATCTTCGATTATTTAATGAACAGGTGAAAACATTGAAATTAGATTTTTATACAAAGAAACTTACGACAGAATCATTCTTGAAATTATTACTATACGCACAGCTAGAAGAGGTAGAAAGTCTCCATGCACTGAGTGATTGTCTCTTTGATGATCAACTACAAAAAGGGATTGATCTTGATTCCATCAGTATTTCTCAGCTTTCACGACGATTGAACGGCATGAATCCAGATTTATTTCAACAGCTATTTTTGGATTTAGTTGGGCAAATACATGCCAAAACACATTACACGAAACTCATTATGCCATTAAAGATCGTTGATTCAAGCACCATGCCGTTGAATTTAACGAATCATAGATGGGCAAAATTCCGCAAAACAAAAGCTGGTGTGAAGTTACATTTGCGACTAGTTTTTATGGAAAAAGGAGTTTCATACCCTGAAAAAGCCTTGATTACAACAGCGAAGGAACACGATCGTAATCAGCTGGAAGTCATGGTTGATGACAAAGAGTGCATGTACGTGTTTGACCGTGGTTATCTCGACTATGAACGCTTCGATCGTATGACTGACGATGGCTACTTTTTCCTGTCAAGGCTAAGGAAGAACGCTGTGATACGGGTAGTTGACGACTTTATACTACCTAAAGAATCATCTGTTTTATCCGATCAAATGGTCTTGATTGGAACAACGCAAAATCGTGCTGAAAATTACTTTCGTCTTTTAAAAGTGATTGATTCTAAAGGGAATGAACTGCAACTGATCACCAATCGATTTGATTTAAGCGCCGAAGAAATTTCAGAGATGTATAAATCACGCTGGGCAATCGAATTGTTTTTCAAGTGGATAAAGCAACATCTCAGAGTCAAGAAGTTCTATGGGCAAAGCGAATGGGCAATCCAAAACCAAATATTTATTGCACTGATTGTTTATTGTCTGCATGTACTCGCTCAAATTGAGACAAATAGTAGGATAAAAACCTTGCAAATTAGCCGTTATTTAAGGGCTGCATTGTGGAAATCAGCGCATATTTGGCTTCGAAAGATTGAAGGGAAAGCCATCCCTTAA
- the pyrR gene encoding bifunctional pyr operon transcriptional regulator/uracil phosphoribosyltransferase PyrR — protein MSKSILDEQAVRRALTRIAHEIIERNKGIDDLILVGIKTRGIYIARRLAEKIAQIEGENVAVGDIDITLYRDDLTTKTQDDEPELKGTDITADINNKKVVLVDDVLYTGRTVRAALDAIMDIGRPSQIQLAVLIDRGHRELPIRPDFIGKNVPTSKSEVVEAKLSDVDQIDEVVITQKTSL, from the coding sequence ATGTCGAAATCGATTTTAGATGAGCAAGCGGTCAGGCGAGCATTAACGAGAATAGCTCATGAAATTATTGAGCGTAATAAAGGGATCGACGACCTTATTCTTGTCGGAATTAAAACGAGAGGAATTTACATAGCTCGTAGATTGGCTGAGAAGATTGCTCAAATTGAAGGTGAAAACGTTGCAGTTGGTGACATTGACATTACGTTATATCGTGATGATCTAACAACGAAAACGCAAGATGATGAGCCTGAACTGAAAGGCACGGATATAACAGCAGATATTAATAATAAAAAAGTCGTACTTGTCGACGATGTTTTATATACTGGCCGTACAGTAAGAGCTGCATTAGATGCCATAATGGATATCGGAAGACCTTCACAAATTCAATTAGCTGTTTTAATTGATCGTGGCCACCGAGAACTTCCAATCCGACCTGACTTCATCGGTAAGAATGTACCTACTTCTAAATCAGAAGTTGTAGAAGCAAAATTAAGTGATGTCGATCAAATCGACGAAGTTGTTATTACACAAAAAACCTCCCTTTAA
- a CDS encoding RluA family pseudouridine synthase, producing the protein MNEYQLTVEDKGVRIDKYIADHFQDWSRSLIQQWIKDGHIKVNGEKVKSNYKVSIGDSISINEPEPEPLDVKAEDMDLDIIYEDEDVLVVNKERGMVVHPAPGHYEGTLVNGLMAHCKDLSGINGVMRPGIVHRIDKDTSGLLMVAKNDLAHESLVNQLKNKETKRRYLAIVTGVISHETGTVDAPIGRDDKDRQSMTVTDKNSKEAVTHFHVVERFLNNTLVACDLETGRTHQIRVHMKYIGFPIAGDPKYGPRKKQELPIEGQALHAETIGFKHPRTNEMLTFHAPLPNDMEECLKELRKKSH; encoded by the coding sequence ATGAATGAATACCAATTAACAGTAGAAGACAAGGGAGTACGTATTGATAAATATATAGCAGACCACTTTCAAGATTGGTCACGTTCTCTCATTCAACAATGGATTAAAGATGGACATATTAAAGTAAACGGCGAAAAGGTTAAAAGTAATTATAAAGTTAGCATCGGAGATTCTATTTCAATTAATGAACCTGAGCCAGAACCATTAGACGTTAAAGCTGAAGACATGGACTTAGATATTATTTACGAAGATGAAGATGTTCTCGTCGTAAATAAAGAACGTGGGATGGTTGTACACCCTGCACCAGGGCATTATGAAGGAACTCTCGTCAATGGGTTAATGGCTCATTGTAAAGATCTTTCAGGCATTAATGGCGTGATGCGCCCAGGGATTGTTCACCGTATTGATAAAGATACGTCAGGATTATTAATGGTTGCAAAAAATGATTTAGCTCATGAATCATTAGTGAATCAATTGAAAAATAAAGAAACGAAAAGAAGATATTTGGCGATTGTTACCGGTGTGATTTCACACGAAACAGGTACTGTTGATGCACCAATTGGTCGTGATGATAAGGATCGTCAAAGTATGACTGTGACAGATAAAAATAGTAAAGAAGCCGTTACACATTTTCATGTCGTGGAGAGGTTTTTAAATAACACTCTCGTGGCTTGTGATTTAGAAACCGGGAGAACTCACCAAATCCGTGTTCATATGAAATATATTGGTTTTCCAATCGCTGGTGATCCTAAATATGGGCCAAGAAAGAAACAAGAGTTACCAATTGAAGGTCAAGCGTTACACGCAGAAACGATTGGATTTAAACACCCAAGAACGAATGAAATGTTAACCTTCCATGCACCACTACCAAATGATATGGAAGAGTGTCTGAAGGAGCTACGTAAAAAAAGTCATTGA